The genomic DNA CCAGTACGGCTGCGTGCTGCAGACCGGCGGCAGCGACCAGTGGGGCAACCTCACGAGCGGCACGGATCTCATCCACCGGGTCGAGGGCGCGAGCGTGCACGCGATCGGCACGCCCCTCGTCACCAACTCCGATGGCACGAAATTCGGCAAGAGCGAGGGCAACGCGATCTGGCTCGATGCCGAGATGTGCAGTCCGTACCGCTTCTACCAGTTCTGGCTCAACACCGATGATGCCGATGTGATCGAGCGGCTCAAGGTCTTCACGTTCCTGACCAGGGACGAGATCGAACAGCACGCGGCGCTGGTGGAATCCGAGCCGTTCCGGCGCGCGGCGCAGCGACGGCTCGCGCTCGAGGTCACCACCCTGGTGCACGGCACCGAGGCGACCGAATCTGTCGTCGCCGCGTCCGAGGCGCTCTTCGGCAAGGGCGATCTCGCTGCGCTCGATCCGGCGACCCTGCGCAGTGCGCTCGCCGAGTTGCCGAACGCGACGGTCGCGAGCGGAACGCCCGTGCTGCAGGCGCTGCTCGAGACCGGACTCGTCGAGAGCCTCGGCGATGGGCGGCGAGCGATCGCCCAGGGCGGTGTGACGCTCGACGGCGTCCGGGTCGAGGACGACACGGCGACGGTATCGGGTGCTCTGCCGGGCGGCGTCTCGGTGCTGCGTCGCGGCAAGAAGACCCTCGCGGGCCTCTTCGTGGAGTGAGTGCGATGTCCGACGAGGTCGCCCGCGCACTCGTCGGACGCGTCTGGGCCGACCTCGGTCGCGATCTCGGCGAGCTCGAACATCTCGACCGGCTGCCCGAGGCTCCGCTTCCGGCCCGGCTGGATGTCTCGTCGCTGGCCGTCGGGTCGGTCGCCGCCGCGTCGCTCGCCGGGGCCGCCGGCGATGGCGACCGTGCGCGGCGCACTCGACTGCGGCTCGACGGCGATCGCATCGCGGTGGCGTTCACGAGCGACCGCGACCTGCTCGTCGACGGTCGCGCTCCCGACGTCTGGTCGCCGCTGTCGGGATTCTGGCGCACCGCCGACGGCTGGGTGCGCACCCATGGCAACTACCCGCACCACGCCCGCGTGCTGCGCCGGGTGCTCGCCGTGCCCGACGACGCGACGCGCGAGGCCGTCGCCGATGCGATCCTGCCGCGGACGGCCGCCGACCTCGCCGCGGAGGTGGAGTCGGCTGGCGGGCTCTGCGTCGTCGTGCGCGCTGAAGACCCTGCGACGGATGCCGCGTGGCGGGCGCGTCCGATCGTCGACCTCGGCGACGGCGACGGCGAGCTCACCACCCCGACCGGGCGCCGCGAGGCATCCGACCGGCCCGATCGCCCCCTCGCCGGAGTCCGCGTGCTCGACCTCACCCGGGTGATCGCCGGGCCCGTCGGCACTCGGACTCTCGCCCTGCTCGGAGCCGACGTGCTGCGCATCGATTCGCCGAGGTCGCCCGAGTTCGCGTGGCAGCATGTCGACACCGGCGCCGGCAAACGCACGACGCTGCTCGATCTCGCGCGACGCGGCGATCGGGCCGTGTTCGACGCGCTCGCCCGCGATGCCGACGTCGTGGTCACGGGCTACCGCCCGGCGGCCATGACGAGACTCGGGCTCGACGCTCGAGCGCTGCGGTCGAGGCATCCGCACCTCGTCGTGGCCTCGCTGTCAGCCTGGGGCGACCACGCCGAGGCGGGGGAGCGCCGCGGATTCGACAGTCTCGTGCAGGCGGCGTCGGGCGTCGCCGTGGTCGAGGGTGACGACGGACTGCCCGGCGCGCTCCCGGCACAGGCGCTCGACCACGCGACCGGCTACCTGCTCGCCGCCGCGGTGACCTCCCAGCTCCGCGGACACGGCCGGCGCACCGGTCGCGTGCGGCTGTCGCTGCGGCGCACCGCGGCCGAACTCCTCGCCCTCCCGCGAACCGACGTGCGTGCACCCGGGGCAGCGCTCACGGATGCCGAGCGCGAACCGCACCGGCGACGGTTCGACGTCGGCGACGTCGCGGTGCGCACGACCGCGCCGGCCGTCGTCGGTGCCGATGGTCCGCTCGAGTGGCCCGCACCGCCCCACCGGCTCGGCGTCGACCCGCCGCGGTGGCGGTGAACGCGAGGCGCCCGGCGGGTCGGGCGAGATCCGCAGGAATCCGCGCGACACGCCCGGGATGCAAGCCCGAGTTGCAGGAGGGGGTGGATCTCCGTAAAGTAATCACTCGTTGCCGCAAAGGGAGCGAGAGAGCGAAAAGCTCACCGGCCCTCAACTAGCAGCGATTCCCGATCAGAACGAGCCACTCGGTTCGGGCTGGTCGAAGCATTCGGATCCGTCCCTTCACGGGATGCCCGAGTGGAGACGTAAGCCTCGAGTGAGTCATCCGTCAGGGTGACGAAGCGAGAGCGTCCGTTTCTTGAGAACTCAACAGCGTGCACTATGTTCAATGCCAATTTTTTGAACCCTGGCCTGCCTCTTTTTTGGGGTGGGTGGGATTCCTTTGATTGATGGACAATTTGGCGAGAGTCAGTTGTTTCTCTGTCAGTGATTGAATTTTTTTTTGGAGAGTTTGATCCTGGCTCAGGACGAACGCTGGCGGCGTGCTTAACACATGCAAGTCGAACGATGAAGCCTCACTTGTGGGGTGGATTAGTGGCGAACGGGTGAGTAACACGTGAGTAACCTGCCCTGGACTCTGGGATAACCCCGAGAAATCGGAGCTAATACCGGATATGACCCTGGATCGCATGGTTCGGGGTGGAAAGTTTTTTCGGTCTGGGATGGACTCGCGGCCTATCAGCTTGTTGGTGAGGTAATGGCTCACCAAGGCGTCGACGGGTAGCCGGCCTGAGAGGGTGACCGGCCACACTGGGACTGAGACACGGCCCAGACTCCTACGGGAGGCAGCAGTGGGGAATATTGCACAATGGGCGCAAGCCTGATGCAGCAACGCCGCGTGAGGGATGACGGCCTTCGGGTTGTAAACCTCTTTTAGTAAGGAAGAAGGGGCCTTGTGCCTTGACGGTACTTGCAGAAAAAGGACCGGCTAACTACGTGCCAGCAGCCGCGGTAATACGTAGGGTCCGAGCGTTGTCCGGAATTATTGGGCGTAAAGAGCTCGTAGGCGGTTTGTCGCGTCTGCTGTGAAATCTAGAGGCTCAACCTCTAGCCTGCAGTGGGTACGGGCAGACTTGAGTGGTGTAGGGGAGACTGGAATTCCTGGTGTAGCGGTGGAATGCGCAGATATCAGGAGGAACACCGATGGCGAAGGCAGGTCTCTGGGCACTTACTGACGCTGAGGAGCGAAAGCGTGGGGAGCGAACAGGATTAGATACCCTGGTAGTCCACGCCGTAAACGTTGGGCGCTAGATGTGGGGACCTTTCCACGGTTTCCGTGTCGTAGCTAACGCATTAAGCGCCCCGCCTGGGGAGTACGGCCGCAAGGCTAAAACTCAAAGGAATTGACGGGGGCCCGCACAAGCGGCGGAGCATGCGGATTAATTCGATGCAACGCGAAGAACCTTACCAAGGCTTGACATGACCGAGAACGCGCCAGAAATGGTGAACTCTTTGGACACTCGGTTACAGGTGGTGCATGGTTGTCGTCAGCTCGTGTCGTGAGATGTTGGGTTAAGTCCCGCAACGAGCGCAACCCTCGTCGCATGTTGCCAGCACGTAATGGTGGGGACTCATGTGAGACTGCCGGGGTCAACTCGGAGGAAGGTGGGGATGACGTCAAATCATCATGCCCCTTATGTCTTGGGCTTCACGCATGCTACAATGGCCGGTACAAAGGGCTGCGATGTCGTAAGGCGGAGCGAATCCCAAAAAGCCGGTCTCAGTTCGGATTGAGGTCTGCAACTCGACCTCATGAAGTCGGAGTCGCTAGTAATCGCAGATCAGCAACGCTGCGGTGAATACGTTCCCGGGCCTTGTACACACCGCCCGTCAAGTCATGAAAGTCGGTAACACCCGAAGCCGGTGGCCCAACCCTTGTGGAGGGAGCCGTCGAAGGTGGGATCGGTGATTAGGACTAAGTCGTAACAAGGTAGCCGTACCGGAAGGTGCGGCTGGATCACCTCCTTTCTAAGGAGCACTGGACCAGCTTGCTGGTTCCAGGAGGCCCATTGCAGGGCGAATGTTCCTGCTGGGTGCTCATGGGTGGAACATTGACATAGGCATCGATCGCAAGCGTGTTGATTCAGTACGCCGGCCCTTCGGGGTTGGTTGGAACGGTCGGGGCGGGCGGGGTCGGTGCGTGCACGCTGTTGGGTCCTGAGGGACCGGGCGCGACCTTTCGGGGTTGGCGGGTTTCTTCAGGCCTTCATGAAGCATCACCGGTTGGTGGTGTGGGGTGGGGGTTCTGGCCGTCTGTTGAGAACTACATAGTGGACGCGAGCATCTTAGAAACAACCTTGTTGTTGTTTCGAATTTGTTCTGCAGCATCTTCTCTCTTTTGGGGGGAGGGTGTTGTTGACTTATTCATTGGTCGCCGCCGGCCCTTTCGGGGGTTGGTGGTTTCTTTGAACTCATGTGTGGTTTCAAGTTTCTAAGAGCGAACGGTGGATGCCTTGGCATCTGGAGCCGAAGAAGGACGTCGTAATCTGCGATAAGCCTCGGGGAGTTGATAAACGAGCTGTGATCCGAGGATTTCCGAATGGGGAAACCCCGCCAGGCCCTTTGGGTGACCTGGTGACTCCCGCCTGAATGTATAGGGCGGGTAGAGGGAACGTGGGGAAGTGAAACATCTCAGTACCCACAGGAAGAGAAAACAACCGTGATTCCGTGAGTAGTGGCGAGCGAAAGCGGAAGAGGCCAAACCGGTCATGTGTGATACCCGGCAGGGGTTGCATGGTCGGGGTTGTGGGACCTTTCGGGCTGTTCTGCCGGACAGCCACGGTGATTGTGCATGGTATAGGCGAACCGGATTGAAAGCCGGACCGGAGTGGGTGTGAGTCCCGTAGCCGAAATGTCGTGCCGCCCGGAGAGGTATCCCAAGTAGCACGGGGCCCGAGAAATCCCGTGTGAATCTGCCAGGACCACCTGGTAAGCCTAAATACTCCCAGATGACCGATAGCGGACAAGTACCGTGAGGGAAAGGTGAAAAGTACCCCGGGAGGGGAGTGAAATAGTACCTGAAACCGTTCGCTTACAATCCGTCGGAGCAGCCTTGTAGCTGTGACGGCGTGCCTTTTGAAGAATGAGCCTGCGAGTTAGTGATTTGTGGCGAGGTTAACCCGTGTGGGGTAGCCGTAGCGAAAGCGAGTCTGAATAGGGCGATTCAGTCGCAGGTCCTAGACCCGAAGCGAAGTGATCTATCCATGGCCAGGTTGAAGCGACGGTAAGACGTCGTGGAGGACCGAACCCACTTCAGTTGAAAATGGAGGGGATGAGCTGTGGATAGGGGTGAAAGGCCAATCAAACTTCGTGATAGCTGGTTCTCTCCGAAATGCATTTAGGTGCAGCGTTGCGTGTTTCTTGCCGGAGGTAGAGCTACTGGATGGCCGATGGGCCCCAACAGGTTACTGACGTCAGCCAAACTCCGAATGCCGGTAAGTGAGAGCGCAGCAGTGAGACGGTGGGGGATAAGCTTCATCGTCGAGAGGGAAACAACCCAGACCACCGACTAAGGCCCCTAAGCGTGTGCTAAGTGGGAAAGGATGTGGAGTTGCACAGACAACCAGGAGGTTGGCTTAGAAGCAGCCACCCTTGAAAGAGTGCGTAATAGCTCACTGGTCAAGTGATTCCGCGCCGACAATGTAACGGGGCTCAAGCACACCGCCGAAGTCGTGGGATTCGCATTATCGATAGGCCTTCGTGGTCCAGTCGTGCGGATCGGTAGGAGAGCGTCGTGTGCCGGGTGAAGCGGCGGAGTGATCCAGCCGTGGACGGCACACGAGTGAGAATGCAGGCATGAGTAGCGAAAGACGGGTGAGAAACCCGTCCTCCGGAAGACCAAGGGTTCCAGGGTCAAGCTAATCTTCCCTGGGTAAGTCGGGACCTAAGGCGAGGCCGACAGGCGTAGTCGATGGACAACGGGTTGATATTCCCGTACCGGCGAAGAACCGCCCACACCAATCCAGTAATGCTAACCATCCGAACCATCACACCGTTCCCTTCGGGGGGCATCGTGGTGGGGAGCGTGGGACCCGGTCTGGTGCGGTGAGCGTATTAACAGGTGTGACGCAGGAAGGTAGCCCAACCCGGGCGATGGTTGACCCGGGGCAAGCGTGTAGGCCGAACCGTAGGCAAATCCGCGGTTCATGATGGCTGAGACGCGATGCGGATGAAAAGTGGGTGATCCTATGCTGCCGAGAAAAGCATCGACGCGAGGTTCCAGCCGCCCGTACCCCAAACCGACTCAGGTGGTCAGGTAGAGAATACCGAGGAGATCGAGAGAATCGTGGTTAAGGAACTCGGCAAAATGCCCCCGTAACTTCGGGAGAAGGGGGGCCCGAAACGTGAACCCACTTGCTGGGGGAAGCGTGGAGTGGCCGCAGAGACCAGTGGGAAGCGACTGTTTACTAAAAACACAGGTCCGTGCCAAGTCGCAAGACGATGTATACGGACTGACGCCTGCCCGGTGCTGGAAGGTTAAGAGGACCGGTTAGCCGCAAGGCGAAGCTGAGAATTTAAGCCCCAGTAAACGGCGGTGGTAACTATAACCATCCTAAGGTAGCGAAATTCCTTGTCGGGTAAGTTCCGACCTGCACGAATGGCGTAACGACTTCCCAGCTGTCTCAACCGCGAACTCGGCGAAATTGCACTACGAGTAAAGATGCTCGTTACGCGCAGCAGGACGGAAAGACCCCGTGACCTTTACTACAGCTTGGTATTGGTGTTCGGTGTGGCTTGTGTAGGATAGGTGGGAGACTTTGAAGCGGGCACGCCAGTGTTCGTGGAGTCGTTGTTGAAATACCACTCTGGTCACTCTGGATGTCTAACTTCGAACCGTGATCCGGTTCAGGGACAGTGCCTGGTGGGTAGTTTAACTGGGGCGGTTGCCTCCCAAAAAGTAACGGAGGCGCCCAAAGGTTCCCTCAACCTGGTTGGCAATCAGGTGGCGAGTGTAAGTGCACAAGGGAGCTTGACTGTGAGACTGACAGGTCGAGCAGGGACGAAAGTCGGGACTAGTGATCCGGCAGTGGCTTGTGGAAGCGCTGTCGCTCAACGGATAAAAGGTACCTCGGGGATAACAGGCTGATCTTGCCCAAGAGTCCATATCGACGGCATGGTTTGGCACCTCGATGTCGGCTCGTCGCATCCTGGGGCTGGAGTAGGTCCCAAGGGTTGGGCTGTTCGCCCATTAAAGCGGTACGCGAGCTGGGTTTAGAACGTCGTGAGACAGTTCGGTCCCTATCCGCTGCGCGCGTAGGAAATTTGAGAGGATCTGACCCTAGTACGAGAGGACCGGGTTGGACGAACCTCTGGTGTGCCAGTTGTTCCGCCAGGAGCACCGCTGGTTAGCTACGTTCGGGATGGATAACCGCTGAAAGCATCTAAGCGGGAAGCCGGCCTCGAGATGAGATTTCCATCCCCTTTCGAGGGGGAGAGGCTCCCAGTAGACGACTGGGTTGATAGGCCGGATGTGGAAGCAAGGACTAACGACTTGTGCAGCTGACCGGTACTAATAAGCCAACAACTTGACAACCACCCATTCCAGTTCAA from Agromyces larvae includes the following:
- a CDS encoding CoA transferase, which codes for MSDEVARALVGRVWADLGRDLGELEHLDRLPEAPLPARLDVSSLAVGSVAAASLAGAAGDGDRARRTRLRLDGDRIAVAFTSDRDLLVDGRAPDVWSPLSGFWRTADGWVRTHGNYPHHARVLRRVLAVPDDATREAVADAILPRTAADLAAEVESAGGLCVVVRAEDPATDAAWRARPIVDLGDGDGELTTPTGRREASDRPDRPLAGVRVLDLTRVIAGPVGTRTLALLGADVLRIDSPRSPEFAWQHVDTGAGKRTTLLDLARRGDRAVFDALARDADVVVTGYRPAAMTRLGLDARALRSRHPHLVVASLSAWGDHAEAGERRGFDSLVQAASGVAVVEGDDGLPGALPAQALDHATGYLLAAAVTSQLRGHGRRTGRVRLSLRRTAAELLALPRTDVRAPGAALTDAEREPHRRRFDVGDVAVRTTAPAVVGADGPLEWPAPPHRLGVDPPRWR
- the tyrS gene encoding tyrosine--tRNA ligase: MSDPVILATQQNDASFEDVWEELVWRGHVHVSTDPAALKTLLAGEPITYYCGFDPTAPSLHLGNLVQLIVMRRLQLAGHRPLGLVGGSTGLIGDPRPTAERTLNTRETVAEWVGYLQSQVSRFLSSEGANAVRLVNNLDWTAGLSAIDFLREIGKHYRVGTMLKKDAVASRLNSDAGISYTEFSYQILQGYDYLELHRQYGCVLQTGGSDQWGNLTSGTDLIHRVEGASVHAIGTPLVTNSDGTKFGKSEGNAIWLDAEMCSPYRFYQFWLNTDDADVIERLKVFTFLTRDEIEQHAALVESEPFRRAAQRRLALEVTTLVHGTEATESVVAASEALFGKGDLAALDPATLRSALAELPNATVASGTPVLQALLETGLVESLGDGRRAIAQGGVTLDGVRVEDDTATVSGALPGGVSVLRRGKKTLAGLFVE